Proteins encoded in a region of the Zea mays cultivar B73 chromosome 4, Zm-B73-REFERENCE-NAM-5.0, whole genome shotgun sequence genome:
- the LOC100304312 gene encoding putative leucine-rich repeat receptor-like protein kinase family protein produces MPLASLIYTQVPSALLACLEAADIAAAPAMARQRRAIGGARAAVPFALLALLASALPGLMAQNLAGDRAALLALRSALDSRGLLPWDTTELSPCGWRGVVCDNQTQAAGPGSRRVVELRLPGKRLVGTIPLGTVGNLTVLQTLSLRRNAITGGIPADIGNCAQLTVVNLTANQFTGAVPEGLFSLAALRQVDLSRNRLVGGVSEEFNRLKQLDTLFLDSNDLAGLLPPGLYLPNLSRFNVSFNAQLIGPVPASLARMPASAFRGTGLCDGPLPACTDSTPPAPPPAASSAGGEKKKHLSRWAIVGIVGGAALVLLLIMALVACFRRRQAAAAAAAGRPAGAAAANVHEATAPVTVTLARTDSDAVKQSHAPPLAPAMISEGKKLVFLGSTPERPYDLETLLRASAEVLAKGPLGTTYRATLDGGEPVLAVKRLREVHLSEDEFCNKATALGALHHHNLTRLRAYFYSKEEKLLVYDFVGAGSLSAVLHDGGAEGRARLDFTARARIALAAARGVAFIHHSGAKSSHGNIKSSNIVVTGTRDGAYVSDYGIAQLTGAAAPPRRGAGYNAPEVNDARSVPQSADVYSFGVVVLELLSGRAPLHALREGADGVNLPRWVRSVVQEEWTSEVFDAGIANEPRVEGEMMRLLQLGMECTEQRPDRRPTMTLVEARIERIVEDACQKADFSSTDGSRSVSA; encoded by the exons ATGCCATTGGCATCGTTGATCTATACTCAGGTTCCGAGCGCCTTGCTTGCCTGCCTGGAAGCTGCAGACATTGCAGCGGCGCCGGCGATGGCGCGCCAGCGGCGGGCGATCGGCGGTGCCCGCGCGGCGGTCCCGTTCGCGCTGCTTGCGCTGCTCGCCTCCGCGCTGCCTGGCCTTATGGCGCAGAACCTGGCGGGGGACCGCGCGGCGCTGCTGGCGCTGCGGAGCGCACTGGACAGCCGGGGCCTCCTCCCGTGGGACACCACGGAGCTGTCGCCGTGCGGATGGCGCGGCGTCGTGTGCGACAACCAGACCCAGGCGGCCGGGCCCGGGTCCCGCCGCGTCGTCGAGCTGCGGCTGCCCGGGAAGCGGCTGGTCGGGACGATACCGCTCGGCACGGTCGGGAACCTCACCGTGCTGCAGACGCTGTCGCTCCGCCGCAACGCAATCACCGGGGGTATCCCGGCCGACATCGGCAACTGCGCCCAGCTAACCGTCGTCAACCTGACGGCCAACCAGTTCACCGGCGCCGTGCCGGAGGGCCTCTTCTCGCTCGCGGCGCTCAGGCAGGTCGATCTCTCTCGGAACCGCCTTGTCGGCGGCGTGTCGGAGGAGTTTAACAGGCTCAAGCAGCTGGACACGTTGTTCCTCGACAGCAACGACTTGGCCGGCCTGCTTCCGCCGGGCCTTTACCTTCCCAACCTTTCGCGCTTCAACGTGTCGTTCAACGCGCAGCTCATTGGCCCCGTGCCGGCGTCGCTCGCTAGGATGCCGGCGAGCGCGTTCCGCGGCACGGGGCTCTGCGACGGCCCTCTCCCCGCGTGCACCGACTCCACGCCCCCGGCGCCTCCACCGGCGGCTTCGTCTGCGGGTGGCGAAAAGAAGAAGCACCTGTCCCGTTGGGCAATCGTCGGCATCGTCGGCGGCGCGGCGCTCGTTCTCCTGCTCATCATGGCGCTCGTCGCTTGCTTTCGCCGAcgccaggcggcggcggcggcggcggcggggaggcCCGCGGGTGCTGCGGCGGCAAATGTGCACGAGGCAACCGCGCCTGTAACGGTGACCTTGGCGAGGACGGACAGTGACGCCGTGAAGCAGTCGCACGCCCCGCCGCTCGCGCCGGCGATGATAAGCGAGGGCAAGAAGCTGGTGTTCCTGGGGAGCACGCCGGAGAGGCCGTACGACCTGGAGACGCTTCTGCGAGCGTCGGCCGAGGTGCTCGCCAAGGGCCCGCTCGGCACGACGTACCGCGCCACACTAGACGGCGGCGAGCCCGTGCTCGCCGTCAAGCGGCTCCGCGAGGTGCACCTCTCCGAGGACGAGTTCTGCAACAAGGCGACCGCGCTTGGTGCGCTCCATCACCACAACTTGACCCGCCTGCGCGCCTACTTCTACAGCAAGGAGGAGAAGCTCCTCGTCTACGACTTCGTCGGCGCCGGCAGCCTCTCCGCCGTCCTCCACG ACGGAGGCGCGGAGGGCCGTGCGCGGCTGGACTTCACGGCGCGCGCCCGCATCGCGCTAGCGGCGGCGCGCGGTGTGGCCTTCATCCACCACTCCGGGGCCAAGTCGTCCCATGGCAACATCAAGTcatccaacatcgtcgtcaccgggACGCGCGACGGCGCCTACGTCTCCGATTACGGCATCGCTCAGCTCACGGGTGCCGCAGCGCCGCCGAGGCGGGGCGCCGGGTACAACGCCCCGGAGGTGAACGACGCCCGCAGCGTGCCGCAGAGCGCCGACGTGTACAGTTTCGGCGTGGTGGTACTGGAGCTGCTCAGCGGACGCGCTCCGTTGCACGCGCTGCGCGAAGGCGCCGACGGCGTGAACCTGCCACGATGGGTGCGCTCCGTGGTGCAGGAGGAGTGGACGTCCGAGGTGTTCGACGCCGGCATCGCCAACGAGCCGCGCGTCGAGGGGGAGATGATGCGGCTGCTGCAGCTCGGCATGGAGTGCACAGAGCAGCGCCCCGACAGGCGGCCAACCATGACCCTGGTGGAGGCGAGGATCGAGCGCATCGTTGAGGATGCCTGCCAGAAAGCCGATTTCAGCAGCACGGACGGCAGCCGGAGCGTTTCGGCGTGA